TCGGTGGAGGATTGTTATCGTCATGGATGCCGAATGCGGAAAGGATTCCGCGGGGAATGCGGCCCGGAAAGGATTCCGGGCCGAGCGGAAAGGATTCCGCAGCGTGTACGGCCCGGAAAGGATTCCGGGCCGAGCGGAAAGGATTCCGCGGGGGATGCGGCCCGGAAAGGATTCCGGGCCGAGCGGATTCATTTGGAGGCGCATGCCCACGCAGAGCCGTGGGCATGGCACCCGGCGGACTTGCCCTGCCTGCTTCAAAGGCGCATGCCCGCGCAAAGTCGTGGGAATGGCACTCGGTGCTTTTTGCGGCGGCACGGAGGACCGCGATCACTACGCCCGATAATGACTTCGTTGGCAGCCTCCAGGCGAAGAGCACTTATAGGGCCGGCTTATCTCGGACCTTGGAACATCCGACAAAGACAGGATCAGCAGTGTAGTGGGCGTGTGCTGCCGGGAAGGCAGGCCGCGCCGAGCCTGCGCCGAACGCAAACGGAGCTGGAAGACATGCCACCAGCGATGGTAGAACGCGAGGTTGGGGCCTCGACCGTTAATATCGACGATTTCATCGATCCGGCGCGGCCGCTGAGCTGGTCGGCGCAGATGATTGCGCTGCTGCGGTCGGGCCACTATCGGGAGGGGTATGAGATCCTGGCCGAGAAGATGCCTTTTGTCGAGAACATGCTGCGGCCGTTCGCCGAGCGGCTCGAGGGCAAGGAGAACTACTGGACCGGCACCTACGATTGGATCAAGCGTTTCATTGATGACAGCCGGCCGCTGAGGATTCTGGATATCGGATGCGGCATCGGGTCGGGAGCGATGGAGTTTGCTCTCGAAGGCCACCAGGCGTGGGGGATCGACGTGTTGGACTGCATGATCGAGCGGGGCCGCGAGGTGGCCGATTCGCTTGGGCTCTCGCAGCGAGTTCACCTGCTGGTCGGAGACATCCGGCGGCTTGAGAAGCACTTTGAGTCGTCTTTTTTTGATGCGGTGGTGGCGTGCGATATCTTTGAGCACTTGGACGACGAGTCCATTCTGGAGGTACTTGGCGGACTGAAGGGGGTGATGCGGCCGGGCGGAACCATCGTCATTCAGACCTCGCCGTGCCGATACTACTACTGGTTCGACCCGGGTCGCAAGAAGATGCTCGCCATGCTGGTACCGCTGGCCTGGATGCCGGACCGGTTGTTCACCGCGTACGTGCGATGGCTGGATCGTTGGCCGCTTCGTCGCTTGCGCACGGAGCACACGCGTTTCTATCGGCACGAGCCTGGACACATTAATTGCATGGACCACGTTCATCTGCGCAGGCTGCTCAAGCAAGCCGGGCTGGAGCAGGTTCACACTTTTGCGGTCAACGCCCACCCCGGCTTCAAGGATGAGGGCTGTCTCAAGGCCGGTTGGACGAGACGTCTGTTCAGGGGGAAGTCGGTTGCCTGTCGAAATGTGTTCGGGATCGCGAGCGTGCCGCAGGGAGCGGAGGTGGGAGCGCAGGCCCGCTGACCCGAAGGTTCGACCGTCGGCAAGACACGTGAATCGCCGCGGGGAGGCAGGTGCGAAGCAGGTATGAGTCAAACACGGAACGTTGCGATCGAGATCGAAGGCTTGTGGAAACGGTTTCGCAAGGGCGGGGCCGACGGGTTGTTGTGGGAATCCGCGCTTCGCGTTTTGCACCGGTTGCGTGGTCGCGGTGCCGGGGCGCGGGACGTCTTCTGGGCTTTGCAGGACGTTGCTCTGACGGTGCACCGCGGTGAAGCCGTCGGCATCATCGGTCCGAACGGTGCGGGCAAGAGCACGTTGCTGAAGATTCTGTCACGGGTTCTAAGGCCGGACCGAGGGCGGGTCAGCGTCAACGGTCGGCTCAGCGGTTTGATCGAGGTCGGTGCCGGTTTTCACGGCGATTTGAGCGGGCGCGAGAACATCTTCGTCAACGGCGCGATCCTCGGCATGCGGAACGACGAAATCCGTCGCAAGTTCGATCAGATTGTTGAATTCTCGGGGATCGGCGAGTTCCTCGACATGCCGGTCAAGCGTTACTCCTCGGGCATGTACGTCCGCCTGGGTTTCTCGATCGCCGCGCAGATGGAACCCGACGTGCTGCTGGTGGACGAGGTTCTTTCGGTGGGGGACGTGCAGTTCAAGGCCAAGTGCATGGACGCGATGCGTGGTTTTCTTCGACGGGGAACGTCGGTGCTGTTCGTGTCGCACAACCTCGCCCAGATCAAGCGGTTTTGCGACCGGGTGGTGTTGCTGGACCACGGCCGGGTGCGGCTTGAAGGATCGCCCGACGCGGCCATCGCCGAATACAGCCGCCTGGTGAGCGACATGGAGGACGCCAATCCTACCGGCATCGAGCATTCTCATATCGGCGGTCGCGGTCGAATCGACAGCGGGGCCCGGATTACGGCCGTTCGCATCCTTGACGGAAGCGGTCAACCGGCCCGGACGTTCACGTCCGGTCAGCCTGTGCGCCTGGAAATTGACTATTTCATCGATCCTGTCACCGGCGGGATTATGGAGCCTAACGTCGTGATTTCGGTTCATATGTTCGGTGCGGGGCTTTTCTATCAATTCGAATCGCTGCGTGACGGCCTTCGCCTGGGGCGATGTGTGGGAGCCGGCACGGTAGCGGTTCGCCTGCCGTGGTTGGCGCTCGGGGAGGGCGTGTATCAGATCGGAGTGGCACTGGCCGACCGGAAAGGGCTGCCCGAGCACGACTGGCACGATCGCGCGTACCGGATCAACGTCGTGTCCGACGGCGCGACCGACGGACCGGTGCATCAGCCGCGCGAGTGGCAGATTGTTGCCGGGGGCAATGAATCGGGATGCGAGCAGCCGATCGCGGCAACCAGCGAGGCCGCGGGGGTGCCGGCGTGAGCCTGTCCGCTGCACCGGTTACCGTCGTTATTCCGTGCCTGAACGCTGAGAAGACGCTTCCCGCCGCCATCGAGAGTGTCTTGTTTCAGACGGTGCCGCCGATCGAAGTGCTGGTTGTTGATGACGGCAGCACTGACCGAAGCGCGGCGGTTGCAGCGGCGATCGATCCTCGGGTGCGCGTGCTCAGAAACCCGTCGCGAGGGCCGGGTGCGGCGCGGCGGCTGGCGGTCAGCGAGGCTCGCGGCGAGTACATCGCCTTTGTCGACGCCGATGATACGGTTGATCCGACGAAGCATGAGAAGCAGCTTGCGGTGCTGGAAGACAGCGACCCTCACACGCTGGTTCATACGGGCTCGCTCGCCCGCTGGGTGGATGGCAGCCGCCCATCGTACCAGCGGCAAGGTGCGGAGGCGGCCGTCGGGCGATGCACGCAGGTCATTTTCGAGCGTAATCCGGTCTGCGGGGCGTCGACGATGCTACGGCGCTCCGTGATTCTCGAACTGGGCAACTATCAGGCGGATCTGTTCGGCACGGAGGATTTCGGCATGTCGCTCGTAGCCTCCACTTGCTGCGACTTCGTCTATGTCCCCGAGCCGTTGTATATCATGAACCAGCATGCGACGAACATCACCCGGCGCCGGGCGCATATGGCCTACGTTCACTGGCTGGCGCAAGATTACTTCCGGCGGCGCTGCCCGGAGGCGTTTGCGGCGCTTCCGGCCGAGTCGGTTCAGAAGTACATGATCGAACCGGTCTTGCGGACGGTGCTGGATTCATATTGGCGGCGTGAGTCGGCCGACTATCAGCGTCTTCTTCGGCTTGCGGTGACGATTGCGCCGCACGATCCGCGGATTCGGCGACTCTGGAAGCGACGATACGTTCCGATGACAGTGTTGCGATGGTGGGATCGGTTGACAGGCACGCTGCGGCCGGTGGTCGGGGAGGTCTCCTGAGATGAAGATGGAGTCCATGGGATGCGGACCGCCGCACCTGGCGCTGGTCACGGCGAACCCAATTTGCATCGGGGGCATGCAGACGTTCTCGCGTTTTCTTGTCGAAACCGCATGTAAGGCGGGCTGGCGAGTCACCGTTGCATTGTCGGGCGAGAATGTTTTCGCCGGCGTTCGTGGCTCGCTTGACGTAGACCGCGTCGACTGGGTCGACGCGGACCTTTGCGGCGACCGGCGGTATCATTTGCGGACGATTCTTTCCCGGCGTGGGTGGTTTCGCGAGCATCGGCCCGACGTCGGGTTGTTTGTCCAATCGTCCAATACGCCGTTCCGCTCGTCGGTCGTCGGGGCCGTGCTGGCCGGCACGCCGGTGGTGATGACGCATCGGACGATGCCCTGGATCCGGGACTTCATTCCTGCGGGGCGTCATCTTTTTCGATTGTTGCCCGGGCTTGGCCTGCACAACCGTCGCCAGGTTCTCAAGACCCGAGTCGCCGCGGCCCTGGCGAGCCGGATCGTCTACAACAGTGAGTTCGTCCGGCGGGAATACGAGGGCATCTACGGATATCCGCGAAGTAAGGGCTGCGTCATCGTGAACGCCGCGCCGCCGGTCGACGGCGTCGTTGCCCGGCGTCGGTTTCAGGACTGTGTGGTCATCGGCTATTTGGGTCGCCTGGCGGACGAGAAGCGGATTGACGTGTTGATCCGCGCGTTTGCGGCGATGCGACATCGGCAGAAGGCTCGACTGCTGTTCTACGGCGACGGGCCGCTGCGTGAATCGCTGGCGAAGCTTGCCGCCGACCTGGGTATCGCCGATCGCGTGGAATTCCGACGGAGTACGTCGGATGCGGCGGCGGCGTATGCTGAGATGGATATTGTGTCGGTGTGCTCGCGGCGGGAGTCGTCGAGCAACACGGTGCTGGAGGCGATGGCAGCCGGCAGGGCGGTAGTCGTGTCGGACGCCGGGGGCTTGCCCGAACTGATCGACAATGGTCA
The nucleotide sequence above comes from Phycisphaerae bacterium. Encoded proteins:
- a CDS encoding class I SAM-dependent methyltransferase → MPPAMVEREVGASTVNIDDFIDPARPLSWSAQMIALLRSGHYREGYEILAEKMPFVENMLRPFAERLEGKENYWTGTYDWIKRFIDDSRPLRILDIGCGIGSGAMEFALEGHQAWGIDVLDCMIERGREVADSLGLSQRVHLLVGDIRRLEKHFESSFFDAVVACDIFEHLDDESILEVLGGLKGVMRPGGTIVIQTSPCRYYYWFDPGRKKMLAMLVPLAWMPDRLFTAYVRWLDRWPLRRLRTEHTRFYRHEPGHINCMDHVHLRRLLKQAGLEQVHTFAVNAHPGFKDEGCLKAGWTRRLFRGKSVACRNVFGIASVPQGAEVGAQAR
- a CDS encoding ABC transporter ATP-binding protein — translated: MSQTRNVAIEIEGLWKRFRKGGADGLLWESALRVLHRLRGRGAGARDVFWALQDVALTVHRGEAVGIIGPNGAGKSTLLKILSRVLRPDRGRVSVNGRLSGLIEVGAGFHGDLSGRENIFVNGAILGMRNDEIRRKFDQIVEFSGIGEFLDMPVKRYSSGMYVRLGFSIAAQMEPDVLLVDEVLSVGDVQFKAKCMDAMRGFLRRGTSVLFVSHNLAQIKRFCDRVVLLDHGRVRLEGSPDAAIAEYSRLVSDMEDANPTGIEHSHIGGRGRIDSGARITAVRILDGSGQPARTFTSGQPVRLEIDYFIDPVTGGIMEPNVVISVHMFGAGLFYQFESLRDGLRLGRCVGAGTVAVRLPWLALGEGVYQIGVALADRKGLPEHDWHDRAYRINVVSDGATDGPVHQPREWQIVAGGNESGCEQPIAATSEAAGVPA
- a CDS encoding glycosyltransferase family 2 protein codes for the protein MSLSAAPVTVVIPCLNAEKTLPAAIESVLFQTVPPIEVLVVDDGSTDRSAAVAAAIDPRVRVLRNPSRGPGAARRLAVSEARGEYIAFVDADDTVDPTKHEKQLAVLEDSDPHTLVHTGSLARWVDGSRPSYQRQGAEAAVGRCTQVIFERNPVCGASTMLRRSVILELGNYQADLFGTEDFGMSLVASTCCDFVYVPEPLYIMNQHATNITRRRAHMAYVHWLAQDYFRRRCPEAFAALPAESVQKYMIEPVLRTVLDSYWRRESADYQRLLRLAVTIAPHDPRIRRLWKRRYVPMTVLRWWDRLTGTLRPVVGEVS
- a CDS encoding glycosyltransferase family 4 protein — translated: MKMESMGCGPPHLALVTANPICIGGMQTFSRFLVETACKAGWRVTVALSGENVFAGVRGSLDVDRVDWVDADLCGDRRYHLRTILSRRGWFREHRPDVGLFVQSSNTPFRSSVVGAVLAGTPVVMTHRTMPWIRDFIPAGRHLFRLLPGLGLHNRRQVLKTRVAAALASRIVYNSEFVRREYEGIYGYPRSKGCVIVNAAPPVDGVVARRRFQDCVVIGYLGRLADEKRIDVLIRAFAAMRHRQKARLLFYGDGPLRESLAKLAADLGIADRVEFRRSTSDAAAAYAEMDIVSVCSRRESSSNTVLEAMAAGRAVVVSDAGGLPELIDNGQAGVCVAVGDIAGMADALDRLAVDRDERIRLGRAAQALARQRHDAGRVGRQWLDLLGEVAAQRRCRRKASVDDLKAEPVASTR